One part of the Bacillus sp. FJAT-27916 genome encodes these proteins:
- a CDS encoding DUF86 domain-containing protein, giving the protein MYFVDREAIEDKLHYLVRQIDLFEEKGSFDQSEYDQLILERLAHTMIDAVLDIGNAMIDGFIMRDPGSYEDIIDILVDEQVIDTDMETPFKAMLPFRKILVQDYTHTEHGELLAAVRENLSAFKAYPEKISAYLEKELGVVTAFIPRES; this is encoded by the coding sequence GGTGAGACAAATAGACTTATTTGAGGAAAAGGGAAGCTTTGATCAATCAGAATACGATCAATTGATTTTAGAGCGCCTCGCACATACAATGATTGATGCAGTCTTAGATATAGGCAATGCCATGATTGATGGGTTTATCATGAGAGACCCGGGCAGCTATGAGGACATTATTGATATTTTAGTTGATGAGCAAGTGATTGATACAGATATGGAGACGCCATTTAAGGCCATGCTGCCGTTCAGAAAGATCCTTGTACAGGATTATACACATACCGAACATGGCGAATTGCTGGCTGCTGTCAGAGAGAATCTTTCAGCCTTTAAGGCCTATCCGGAAAAGATTAGTGCTTATTTAGAGAAAGAGCTCGGAGTTGTAACCGCTTTTATCCCGCGGGAATCATAA